In Opisthocomus hoazin isolate bOpiHoa1 chromosome 14, bOpiHoa1.hap1, whole genome shotgun sequence, the following proteins share a genomic window:
- the FRMPD3 gene encoding FERM and PDZ domain-containing protein 3: MPEERGGDDMECGQLPSDTLRQVTVQRHPHYGFGFVAGSERPVVVRSVAAGGPSEDKLLPGDQILAINDEDVSEAPRERFIELVRKAKDFIILTVLHTHQSPKSAFISAAKKAKLRSNPAKVRFSEQVTVGETDPDMLKKEALLLIPNVLKVFLENGQIKSFTFDGRTTVKDVMVTLQDRLSLRHIEHFALVLEYSSPEQSHRFLLLQDKQPLAHVVQRTHYHGMRCLFRVSFFPKDPVELLRRDPAAFEYLYIQSRNDVIRERFGTDPKPEMLLGLAALHIYITVSATRPSQKVSLKNVEKEWGLEPFLPPSLLQLVKEKSLRKSLSQQLKAHQNQPGGTKVSTAQAKLQYLRILNELPTFAGVLFNTVGLDEKQPATTLLVGPRHGISHVIDLKTNLTTVLSEFSKVSKIQLFRENHGVARVETSILDAKPLVLLMEWPEATNFACLIAGYCRLLVDSKKMIFSRAPSQPPPPQIIKADYINAHNLHRPATAGHTGKKESGLVGGSTDGAGAAPATRASDSELISFCYLHMREQRKERESRTDINENLIFFEETRPRTKSDPTSKSSGQGYNEAANKYDPDGFDQDRYTSRARAHTIDTHLRSDASHFYCESCQAKIKSRLASCKGSKPGSTRDNMVDLMSLPPPGSDEEEDETTALLPAIAAPPPGFRDNSSDEDDPKRRAAAQSQEQGRHLCGILYDEIPVTLIDNVQPRTVRDHAQELDDALVSTLQALEALAASEDCPHPPPQQTAGLIVLAAITPESSLDSGHETNSSELTDVSEMVSAMKQHQNAAYFLAQHINKENLLSRKDLPFRIQSCAAQAVLTSPYPLSRQEPSPSLKSALSHQSPNLTNCKSKQKQHHAEQSYTLAVQPVLTPQPNEQNRGAPVPGSECKGAGHTKAAFEASLHATAAPSREQAQDLQEKMPKEVQPSSKLLLDQKSGVTPAIISAALQQVANAKASVPQVVAVSKEDKNVNGSTSCASASSKPLRLKGGPQTAETLCNCQQQQQLSPQQHCEVSPSPKDIHGSKAEAFHLTSLEEEMMPGKTFTSKSYQQKVSRDAPGKATSGEPGQKAGGEATSLAFQKHIAPSNQGQKMQQESSAKSLKAESSTLHSPSPGSTFRNSSEEPKGPIQLVPRSESLQISTVPSKKVEKVLEVTQQDTDVPAKPKVPKAPFRLKNLFSATFPTRLKKETDERQAQLQKVKQYELEFLEELLKPKTKGDLPPQEYLHPPAPGRCSCQLRSSPVQKVPGMSREQRRSCDCKRICRGVRPPPNQLVMPELERQGRDKVADDQEQTEAIRLTSVSSPSKGKRIRSTSLESRDYRSDPENSMSCLTTCTSQGECMGAPHYRKLLRRYSVSEIDKTDRTSLSSDIYQNIYTTKQKGPQKELEPSILCPVLKSKIQEASGVADPSYVQIAQEKKNQKGSAVFSVQEEMYPSPAELRDEDMEDEKCCSIRYCFYYRKCDVADDGSEKDELSYSIPMQILPGMKLDNQMVPVMSRTLQVLDATACSSPNDSQTQEIDLRTSSFEGSLAKINTLRGHTYSFPNGFLQVQLDTNELLTILRQCVMSPDVRDSKPYISQLAEYKQELALKFKEFRASCRRVAAVDKSPTHMLSAITSSFQVLSSLIETFVRLVYVVRSESQRQELLTKVEEVVRNYTFLLKAAEESTARTLSHQQTVEQLARQSATVATVMSTLTRSLKTLINK; the protein is encoded by the exons GACATGTTGAAGAAAGAAGCTCTCCTCCTCATTCCCAACGTGCTGAAGGTTTTCCTGGAGAACGGGCAGATCAAATCCTTCACATTCGATGGCCGAACCACCGTGAAG GACGTGATGGTGACGTTGCAGGACCGCCTGTCCCTGAGGCATATCGAGCACTTTGCCCTGGTCCTGGAGTATTCCAGCCCGGAGCAGAGCCACCGGTTCCTGCTGCTCCAGGACAAGCAGCCGCTGGCCCAC gtTGTGCAAAGGACACACTACCATGGCATGAGATGCCTCTTCCGTGTGAGCTTCTTCCCCAAGGACCCAGTGGAGCTGCTGCGCCGGGACCCTGCAGCGTTTGAGTACCTGTACATCCAG AGCCGGAACGATGTGATCAGAGAGCGCTTCGGCACAGACCCCAAGccagagatgctgctggggctggctgccctCCACATCTACATCACCGTCTCAGCCACTCGCCCCAGCCAGAAGGTCTCCCTCAAGAACGTGGA GAAGGAGTGGGGCTTGGAGCCCTTCCTGCCCCCCTCACTCCTGCAGCTCGTCAAAGAGAAGAGCCTCCGGAAATCCCTCTCGCAGCAGCTCAAAGCCCACCAGAACCAGCCTGGCGGCACCAAG GTCTCCACGGCCCAGGCGAAGCTGCAGTACCTGAGGATCCTGAATGAGCTGCCCACCTTTGCTGGGGTCCTCTTCAACACAGTGGGACTG GACGAGAAGCAGCCAGCCACCACGCTTCTGGTGGGACCCCGGCATGGCATCAGCCACGTCATCGACCTGAAGACCAACCTCACCACAGTGCTGTCGGAGTTCAGCAAGGTCAGCAAGATCCAGCTGTTCAGGGAGAACCATGGGGTGGCCCGGGTGGAGACGAGCATCCTGGATGCCAAG CCGCTGGTGTTGCTGATGGAGTGGCCTGAAGCCACCAACTTCGCCTGCCTGATCGCAGGCTACTGCCGTCTCCTGGTGGACTCCAAGAAGATGATATTCTCCAGGGCCCCCAGCCAGCCGCCCCCACCTCAGATTATCAAGGCAG ATTACATCAACGCACACAACCTCCACCGGCCTGCCACGGCGGGGCACACGGGAAAGAAAGAGAGCGGGTTGGTGGGTGGCTCTACCGACGGCGCTGGAGCAGCTCCAGCCACCAGGGCTTCGGACTCGGAGCTCATCAGCTTTTGCTACCTGCACATGcgagagcagaggaaggaaagagagagcaggACGGATATCAatgaaaacctgattttttttgagGAAACTCGTCCCAGGACCAAATCTGACCCCACTTCCAAAAGCTCTGGCCAAGGCTACAACGAGGCAGCTAACAAGTACGACCCGGATGGCTTTGACCAAGACAGGTACACAAGCAGGGCCAGGGCACACACCATAGACACCCACCTGCGGAGCGACGCCTCGCACTTCTACTGTGAGTCCTGCCAAGCCAAAATCAAGAGCCGGCTGGCCTCATGCAAGGGGAGCAAGCCTGGCAGCACCCGGGACAATATGGTAGACTTGATGTCGCTTCCCCCTCCCGGGAGCGATGAGGAAGAAGACGagacaacagccctgctccctgccatcGCTGCCCCCCCTCCCGGCTTCCGAGACAACAGCTCAGACGAGGATGACCCCAAGCGCCGagcagctgcccagagccaggagcagggccGGCACCTCTGTGGCATCCTCTACGACGAGATCCCCGTCACGCTGATAGACAACGTGCAACCACGGACGGTCCGAGACCATGCCCAAGAGCTGGACGATGCCCTGGTGTCCACCCTGCAGGCACTGGAAGCCCTGGCTGCTTCAGAGGATTGCCCGCACCCCCCGCCACAGCAGACAGCAG GTCTTATTGTCCTGGCTGCCATCACTCCTGAGTCATCCTTGGATTCTGGCCATGAAACCAACTCTTCAGAGCTCACTGACGTCTCAGAGATGGTCTCTGCCATGAAGCAGCATCAGAACGCAGCCTACTTTCTCGCTCAGCACATCAACAAAGAAAACCTCCTGTCCAGAAAGGACTTGCCTTTCCGAATCCAGAGCTGTGCTGCCCAGGCTGTTCTCACCTCACCCTATCCCCTCAGCCGCCAGGAGCCGAGCCCTTCACTGAAGTCAGCTCTCTCTCACCAAAGCCCCAACCTTACCAACTGCaagagcaagcagaagcagcaccaTGCTGAGCAGAGCTACACCTTGGCTGTCCAGCCAGTGCTGACCCCCCAGCCTAATGAGCAGAACAGGGGGGCTCCAGTGCCAGGCTCTGAATGCAAAGGTGCAGGCCACACAAAAGCTGCCTTTGAGGCATCTCTGCATGCCACAGCAGCCCCAAGCAGGGAGCAGGCACAGGATCTGCAAGAGAAGATGCCCAAAGAGGTCCAGCCAAGCTCCAAGCTCCTTCTGGATCAAAAAAGTGGTGTAACTCCAGCCATCATTTCGGCTGCTCTGCAGCAAGTGGCAAATGCAAAAGCCTCAGTCCCCCAAGTGGTAGCAGTCTCAAAAGAAGACAAGAACGTGAATGGTTCCACTAGCTGTGCATCAGCCAGCAGCAAGCCTTTGAGACTTAAAGGAGGTCCACAAACTGCAGAGACATTATGCaactgtcagcagcagcagcaactatCTCCACAGCAGCACTGTGAAGTTTCTCCAAGTCCTAAAGACATCCATGGCAGTAAGGCTGAAGCTTTCCACCTCACCTCACTGGAAGAAGAAATGATGCCCGGTAAGACTTTTACCTCTAAAAGCTACCAGCAGAAAGTGAGTAGAGATGCTCCAGGAAAAGCCACAAGCGGAGAGCCAGGTCAGAAGGCAGGTGGGGAAGCCACGAGCCTTGCCTTTCAGAAACACATAGCTCCTTCAAACCAAGGACAGAAAATGCAACAGGAAAGTTCAGCCAAAAGCTTAAAAGCTGAGAGCAGCACTCTGCACTCTCCATCACCTGGTAGCACTTTCAGGAACAGCAGTGAGGAACCCAAAGGGCCAATCCAGCTGGTGCCCAGATCCGAGAGCCTGCAGATCAGCACTGTGCCTTccaaaaaagtagaaaaagtcCTGGAGGTGACCCAACAAGATACTGATGTCCCAGCTAAACCCAAAGTTCCAAAAGCTCCCTTCAGGTTGAAGAACCTGTTCTCTGCAACATTTCCGACCCGGCTGAAGAAGGAGACGGATGAGCGGCAGGCCCAGCTGCAGAAGGTGAAGCAGTATGAGCTGGAATTCCTTGAAGAGCTGCTCAAGCCAAAGACCAAAGGTGACCTCCCACCACAGGAGTATCTGCACCCTCCTGCCCCTGGGCGCTGCAGCTGCCAGCTAAGGAGCAGTCCTGTGCAAAAAGTCCCAGGGATGTCCAGGGAGCAAAGGCGCAGCTGCGACTGCAAGCGGATTTGCAGGGGGGTGAGGCCACCCCCTAACCAGTTGGTGATGCCAGAACTGGAGAGGCAAGGGAGGGATAAAGTTGCTGATGACCAGGAGCAGACGGAAGCCATTAGGTTGACAAGTGTGAGCAGCCCTTCCAAAGGCAAGCGGATACGATCCACAAGTTTAGAGTCCAGAGACTACCGGTCAGATCCAGAGAACAGCATGTCCTGTTTGACAACGTGCACTTCCCAGGGGGAGTGCATGGGTGCTCCACACTACAGGAAGCTCTTGCGTCGCTACAGTGTCAGTGAAATAGATAAGACTGATAGGACATCCCTGTCCTCTGACATCTACCAGAACATCTACACAACCAAGCAGAAAGGCCCCCAGAAAGAGCTTGAGCCCAGCATCCTTTGTCCTGTTCTGAAGAGCAAAATCCAGGAAGCCTCTGGAGTGGCTGACCCCTCCTATGTCCAGATAGCACAGGAGAAAAAGAACCAGAAGGGTTCAGCAGTGTTCTCTGTCCAGGAGGAGATGTATCCAAGTCCTGCTGAGCTGCGGGATGAAGACATGGAGGATGAGAAGTGCTGCTCCATCCGGTACTGCTTCTACTACAGGAAATGCGATGTTGCAGATGATGGGAGCGAGAAGGACGAGCTGTCTTATTCCATCCCCATGCAGATACTCCCGGGAATGAAGCTGGACAATCAGATGGTCCCAGTCATGAGCAGGACTCTTCAGGTCCTAGATGCAACAGCCTGCAGCAGTCCTAATGACAGTCAGACCCAGGAAATAGATTTAAGGACCTCTAGTTTTGAGGGGAGCTTGGCAAAGATCAACACCCTTCGAGGCCATACCTACAGTTTTCCCAATGGGTTTCTGCAAGTGCAGCTGGACACCAATGAGCTCCTGACTATCCTGAGGCAGTGTGTGATGAGCCCTGACGTCCGGGACTCCAAACCCTACATCTCCCAGCTGGCTGAGTACAAGCAAGAGCTCGCCCTGAAATTCAAGGAGTTTCGGGCGTCCTGCCGCCGCGTGGCAGCCGTCGACAAGAGTCCTACCCACATGCTCTCCGCCATCACAAGCAGCTTCCAGGTGCTAAGCAGCCTCATCGAGACGTTTGTGAGGCTGGTGTACGTCGTGCGCTCAGAGTCCCAGCGCCAAGAGCTGCTGACAAAGGTGGAGGAAGTGGTGAGAAACTACACCTTCCTCCTGAAGGCTGCGGAGGAGTCCACAGCCAGAACACTGAGCCACCAGCAGACGGTGGAGCAGCTTGCCCGCCAGTCAGCCACGGTTGCCACTGTCATGAGCACGCTCACACGCTCCCTAAAGACGTTGATCAATAAGTAA